CTTCCTCCCTGGGCGACGGAACTGCCGGGTGGGGAGTTCTCCGGTCTGGTTCTCGATGGGCGCGATCTCTACCTCGTCGCGCTTCACCAGAAAAAGTGGGACAGCGGACGCATCTTCACTCTGATGTCGAGCCTGCCGGTGGACAGCGCCTTTCTGAAGCTGGCCTCTGACGGCCTGGGACAAGCCAGCCTGCTGCCCCAGCGCGCAGGAAGAACCGCCAACGAGATCAGTCAGGAGAACAAAAACGGCGCGCCTGCTCCCGCGAAAAAATCGAGTCAAAAGGTCCGGTTCGCCGTAGGAGCCGACGGCATCAACAGCGGGTCCAGCTGGGTCGTCGGTGGCACCGAGCCGCCCGCCGTCAACCTCGCCGACGCCCGCGTCAGCTTCACCTCAACCGAGCCGATTGTCGACTGGGATACAGGAGAGCGGGACAACGTTCTCATCGCGGTTCAATCCCGGCCGTCTCTGCTCTATAACCAGCTCTTCGGCTCCTCGCTCGGCGGAATTGTAACCAGCGTTCTGCGTATTGCCATCATCCTGCTCTGCGTGCTCTTCGCGCTCATTGAGATGCTGGCCTTGTGGATGGCGATCGCTCTTAGCCGCACCATCACCTCGTCGGTGGCCGATCTCTACAGCGCAACGGAACACATCGAGGATGGTGATCTGGACTATCGCATCGGCGTCAAGAGCGACGACCAGCTCGCCGAGCTCAGCCGATCCTTCAACACCATGTCGGGATCGCTGAAGCGCCTGCTTGAAGAACAGAAGGAAAAAGAGCGCCTGCAGAACGAGATCTCCATCGCGCAGGAGGTGCAGGCCAACCTCTTTCCGCTTCACGCCCAGGGACTCGCGACGCTCGATCTGCACGGAGTCTGCCGGCCGGCACGCTCGGTCAGCGGCGACTACTACGACTTCCTCGTCTTCCACGAAGAAGCCCATGCAGGCATGATGAACCGCCGCGAGACCGGTGTCGGAATCGCCATCGGCGACATCAGCGGAAAGGGAATCTCCGCGGCGCTGCTCATGGCAACCCTCCACTCCGCAGTGCGGGCCTACCGCTTCGCCAGCGAAGAGCTCGTCTACAGCGAATCCAGTGTGGCCGGGCTCATGGCCAGCAGGGAAGGCCGCGGCGGAGACTGCGACGAGCTGTTCCAATCGCCGGGACGCATCCTCTCCCTGCTCAACCGGCACCTCTATCGCAGCACGCAGCCGGAGAAGTATGCCACCCTGTTTCTCGCGCACTACGACGTCGCCACGGCCATGATGACCTACTCGAACGCCGGTCAGCTTCCGCCTCTGGTCCTCAGTCGCGACGGTCAGATCCGCCGGCTCGACAAGGGAGGCACCGTGGTGGGGCTCATGGACGGCATGCAATACGAGGAAGACCGATTCCACATGCAGCCGGGAGACATCATGGTCGCCTACTCTGACGGCGTAACCGAGCCAGAGAACGACTTTGGCGAGTTTGGTGAGGAGCGCATGATGGAGGTCGTCGCGCGCTACCGCGATCAGCCCCTGCACATGATCTCCGGCCAGGTGATGCTGGCGCTCGACGCCTGGATCGGCGCCGAAGAGCAACCCGACGACATCACCCTCGTCCTGGCCCGCAAGACCTGACAAAAGAAGCTGTCCTGCCGGACGGGCCTCCTGCGCGG
The nucleotide sequence above comes from Tunturibacter empetritectus. Encoded proteins:
- a CDS encoding PP2C family protein-serine/threonine phosphatase yields the protein MQDPNSPTRPRVLSLLRERLPTGLAGAAAWLGLWFCVLFVRRWIPGGFGTFLGVLQFFVGIALISVAIPLAWQFVRRNLLWSLRNKLVLTYLLIGLAPVILFLTLVGVLAYVAAGQFAIHLTDSRLQAELIQMRNESGHRADLTTALVAERPKDSAQQIGGAVQNIESAGEVARLDMPRMRLHRETRVFMNGAPIDLGPNYRGKAPFGLPPWATELPGGEFSGLVLDGRDLYLVALHQKKWDSGRIFTLMSSLPVDSAFLKLASDGLGQASLLPQRAGRTANEISQENKNGAPAPAKKSSQKVRFAVGADGINSGSSWVVGGTEPPAVNLADARVSFTSTEPIVDWDTGERDNVLIAVQSRPSLLYNQLFGSSLGGIVTSVLRIAIILLCVLFALIEMLALWMAIALSRTITSSVADLYSATEHIEDGDLDYRIGVKSDDQLAELSRSFNTMSGSLKRLLEEQKEKERLQNEISIAQEVQANLFPLHAQGLATLDLHGVCRPARSVSGDYYDFLVFHEEAHAGMMNRRETGVGIAIGDISGKGISAALLMATLHSAVRAYRFASEELVYSESSVAGLMASREGRGGDCDELFQSPGRILSLLNRHLYRSTQPEKYATLFLAHYDVATAMMTYSNAGQLPPLVLSRDGQIRRLDKGGTVVGLMDGMQYEEDRFHMQPGDIMVAYSDGVTEPENDFGEFGEERMMEVVARYRDQPLHMISGQVMLALDAWIGAEEQPDDITLVLARKT